Proteins from a single region of Rhea pennata isolate bPtePen1 chromosome 6, bPtePen1.pri, whole genome shotgun sequence:
- the CRYBA2 gene encoding beta-crystallin A2, with protein sequence MTSEPMDTLGQFKITVWEEESFQGKRCEFLMECPSIMERGFRKIRSIKVESGPWVGFEYPEYQGQQFILEKGDYPRWEAWSGNSGYRTEHLLSFRPIKCANHNDSKAILYEAENFQGHKFELSDDYPSLQAMGWGNKEVASIKVNSGAWVAYQYPGYRGYQYVLERDRQNGEFKKYNEYSSQAHTNQIQSIRRIQH encoded by the exons ATGACCAGTGAGCCAATGGACACCCTGGGGCAGTTCAAGATCACGGTGTGGGAGGAAGAGAGTTTCCAGGGCAAGCGCTGCGAGTTCCTCATGGAGTGTCCCAGCATCATGGAGCGCGGCTTCCGCAAGATCCGCTCCATCAAGGTGGAGTCTGGCCC CTGGGTGGGCTTTGAGTACCCCGAGTACCAGGGGCAGCAGTTTATCCTGGAGAAGGGCGACTACCCGCGGTGGGAGGCCTGGAGCGGGAACAGCGGCTACCGGACCGAGCACCTCCTCTCCTTCCGGCCCATCAAGTGCGCG AACCACAACGACAGCAAAGCCATCCTGTACGAGGCAGAGAACTTCCAGGGACACAAGTTTGAGCTGAGCGACGACTACCCCTCGCTGCAGGCCATGGGCTGGGGCAACAAGGAGGTGGCATCCATCAAAGTGAACTCCGGAGC GTGGGTGGCATACCAGTACCCAGGATACAGGGGCTACCAGTACGTGCTGGAGCGGGACAGACAGAACGGCGAGTTCAAGAAGTACAACGAATACAGCAGCCAGGCCCACACCAACCAGATCCAATCCATCCGCCGCATCCAGCACTGA
- the FEV gene encoding protein FEV: MRHGAGAVPLLLNMYLPAAGQARGSSRGLRGGCPQAGAGGSWFRLAPAPPPAPLFPADPVGETLFKDGKSQAWGSLNPGVQKGSGQIQLWQFLLELLSDRANLNCIAWEGTNGEFKLIDPDEVARRWGERKSKPNMNYDKLSRALRYYYDKNIMTKVHGKRYAYKFDFHGLAQVCQPATPDHTLYKFQGNLAPLPFSGISKLNLMTSGVTPAGFSYWPGSSPSLYPGHSLQPSAPFSAMAASHLNNMNNHYH, from the exons ATGAGACACGGCGCCGGAGCGGTGCCACTGCTGCTCAACATGTACCTGCCAG CGGCGGGGCAGGCGAGGGGGAGcagccgggggctgcggggaggctgCCCGCAGGCAGGCGCTGGGGGGTCGTGGTTCCgcctggccccggcccccccaCCCGCGCCCCTTTTTCCTGCAGATCCAGTCGGGGAAACTTTGTTCAAAGACGGCAAGAGCCAGGCGTGGGGGTCCCTCAACCCGGGTGTGCAGAAAG GAAGCGGGCAGATCCAGCTGTGGCAGTTCCTGTTGGAGCTGCTCTCGGACCGGGCCAACTTGAACTGCATCGCGTGGGAAGGCACGAATGGAGAATTCAAGCTGATTGATCCCGACGAGGTGGCGCGTCGCTGGGGCGAGCGGAAGAGCAAGCCCAACATGAATTACGACAAGCTGAGCCGTGCCTTACGCTACTACTATGACAAGAACATCATGACCAAGGTCCATGGCAAGCGCTACGCCTACAAGTTCGACTTCCATGGGCTGGCACAGGTGTGCCAGCCTGCCACCCCTGATCATACCCTCTACAAATTCCAGGGCAACCTGGCTCCGCTGCCCTTTTCGGGCATCTCCAAACTCAACCTCATGACCTCAGGGGTCACGCCAGCCGGCTTCTCCTACTGGCCTGGCTCCAGCCCATCCCTCTACCCTGGGCACAGCCTTCAGCCCTCTGCACCCTTCAGTGCCATGGCAGCCTCCCACCTTAACAACATGAACAACCATTACCATTAG